One window from the genome of Magnolia sinica isolate HGM2019 chromosome 4, MsV1, whole genome shotgun sequence encodes:
- the LOC131243473 gene encoding ricin B-like lectin R40G3, translating to MATVRVSCRGKKDYSLSVRDGMVVLAKADPTDELQHWIKDLKYSTRVKDASGLPSFSLINKATGLALKHSIGDTLPAQLSPHNPYVLDQSILWTEYGAGDGFNAIRMVNNIALNLDAFNEVSGPSHDSTIVGIWKWSGGDNQKWKIDPY from the exons ATGGCAACTGTTAGAGTTTCCTGCAGGGGGAAGAAAGATTACTCACTTAGTGTGAGAGATGGGATGGTTGTTCTTGCTAAGGCCGATCCAACTGACGAGCTCCAG CATTGGATAAAGGACTTGAAATACAGCACGAGGGTGAAGGATGCTTCGGGCTTACCTAGCTTTTCTCTCATCAATAAGGCTACTGGTCTAGCCTTAAAGCATTCCATCGGGGATACCCTCCCT GCTCAACTTAGCCCACACAACCCATATGTTCTTGACCAATCAATCTTGTGGACGGAGTATGGGGCAGGCGACGGTTTCAATGCTATAAGGATGGTTAACAACATCGCCCTGAACTTGGATGCTTTCAATGAAGTGAGTGGACCATCACATGACAGCACCATAGTTGGGATTTGGAAGTGGTCTGGAGGAGATAACCAGAAGTGGAAGATTGATCCTTACT AA